Below is a genomic region from Neorhodopirellula lusitana.
ACAATCGACCGGGTTACCGCCGCCGATGCCAAGCGTTGGCGGGGCTGGATGTTGACGCAAGGCAACGAACGCAAGAAAGGGAAGTGCGGGCTTGCCGAAGATACGGTCAGGCGTCGAACCGGACGCGCTAAGCAAGTGTTTGGGGAAGCGGTTGAACGGGGCATGATCGTGGTCAATCCGTTTTCCAAGCTGCCCAGCGCGTCGAGAGTGAACACCACGCGACAACGTTTCATCGACATCCCGACGATTACCAAAGTGATCGAGGAAGCGCCATCGACCGAGTGGCGAACGATCATCGCTCTTGCTCGATTCGGTGGGCTGCGAATCCCAAGCGAGCTTTCAACGCTTCGCTGGGACCGGGTAAGCCTGCCCCAAGGCCGAATCACGATCCAAGCCCCCAAGACGGAACACCACCGGGACGGCGGCTTGCGGGTGATGCCGATCTTTCCCGAGCTGAGGCCTTTCGTGGAAGCCGCCTGGGACGTTGCGACACCGGGGGCGGTGTATGTCATCGAAACGGCCAAGCGTCGCAACGCCCGAAACCTGGGGACCGAGCTGGGCCGAATGATCGAGCGGGCGGGCGTCGAACGATGGCCGAAAGCATTCCAGAACCTACGGGCATCCCGTGAAACGGAATTGCTGGCCGCGGGCTATCCCGCCAAGGACGTTGCAAGCTGGTTGGGCAACAGTGTTCCGGTCGCGATGAAGCACTACGCGATGGCGACGGCGGAACAGTTTGAACGGGCGATGAAGTCAGGCGCGACACCAATTGGAGCCGTCGCCGACGAAGCTACCGCCGAAGGGGAGAATTCGGGTTCAGGGGTGGGGCATACGGGTGGGGCATTCCGAGGCGCACAGGGGCAAAATCCCGACGACAACGTTCAGCCTGAAAACGAAAAAAGCCCGCAATTTGCGGGCTTATGTGGGTCAGTGTCGGTGGGTGATGAAACCCTTAGCTACCCCGCTAGGACTTGAACCTAGAATGGCTGGACCAAAACCAGCTGTGTTGCCAATTACACCACGGGGTAGTGCGAATCACGATTTCTCGTGTCGACGCGGGAAGTTTAGCAGGCAATCTTGTCTTGCTAAAGAGGAGTCTCTCAGATTCGGGGGCGTTCGAGCCAATTTTTTTCTGAGGCAGCGAATTTGTCGGTTTTGACGAGATTTCTTGCTCGTGAATTGGTCGTTCAGGGCTATGCGCCACCTCGGAACCTGCCGAAGCTGTGCCCGGCCAGCCTCGTTTGGCCTCCATTGCGAACCCGGGTTAGGGTCGATTTGGGGTTATTTCGGGGCTGTAACTGGGAACGTTGCCGTTGTGATAGAGAGAATATGAGTTTGGACGCGTTATCGACTCTGCGTGAGTATTTTCAATACGACTCGTTTCGGGGATGCCAGGCGGCGGTGATCGATCGGGTGTCGTCCGGTAAGCACGCGATGGTGGTGATGCCGACCGGGGGTGGGAAGTCGCTGTGCTTTCAGATTCCGGCGCTGATGACACCCGCGGTGGATGATGTCCGCGGTGTTAGCCCAGATCGGCGTGCTGGAGAGGGTCCGAAGCCCGGGCTGACTTTGGTGTTGTCGCCGTTGGTGGCTTTGATGCAGGACCAAGTCGATGCGTTGGTCCGTCGCGGGATCGATGCAACGCTGATCAATTCGTCACTGGACCGCGACACGCGGATTGCTCGCCAGGCCGAACTGGCGGCGGGGAAATATCGGTTGCTGTACGTGACCCCGGAGCGGTTTCGCAAGCCGGAGTTCACGGAGATGCTGAGCCGACGAGAGGTTCGTTTATTGGCCGTTGATGAGGCCCACTGTGTGAGTCAGTGGGGGCATGACTTTCGCCCCGATTATTCTCGCATCGCGGACATTCGGGCCTCGATCGGGAACCCGACCACGATTGCTTTGACGGCGACCGCGACGGCGGAGTGTCGGCAGGATATTTATCGGCAGTTGGGTATCGATGAGGGCGACATCGAACTGTTCCATGAGGGAATCGAGCGGCCGAATTTGTCCATCGACATCGAACCGGTGATGGATGAGGACGAGAAGCTCGAGCAGATTCTGGAATCGGTGGAGGACCCGGAAGTGTGGGGCGAGCAACGTGACCGGCCGGGCGGCATGATCGTCTATTTTTCGCTGATCAAGACGCTGATGCGGTTCAGTGAACAGATGACGCGACGTGGGATCGATCACGTGACCTATCACGGCGATCTATCCCGGAAGGCTCGGCGGCGTATGCAGAATGAGTTCATGAGCGGGAACGTCGATACGGTGTTGGCGACGCCAGCGTTTGGGATGGGGATCGACAAGGAGGACATTCGATTGATTGTCCATGCGGAGACGCCGGGGTCGATCGAGTCGTACTATCAAGAGATCGGGCGGGCGGGCCGCGATGGGAAGCCGAGTCGATGTTTGTGGCTGTACGACCAGGCGGACTTGATGACGCAGATGCAGTTCATCAATTGGGCCAACCCCGATGCCAACTTTTATGACTCACTGATGCACACGCTGAAGGAGCACGGCGATCGGTGCCGGGCGTTCGGGATGGAGTGGATCAACCGGCATTTGCAACGGGTGAGTCCTCACGATCACCGGCTGGAAACGGCGATTGCGATGATGGATCGGTTAGGCGTGGTGGCGGGGCCGCGGCCGCCGGAGTGCTTTGAACTGTTGGCCGAGGAGCTCCCCGAATCGCTGCGGGATGAAGAGCGTCTGGAAGAGAAGATTCGCCGTGATCAACAGCGGTTGTACGGCATGGTGCAATTGGCCAAAACGCCGAAGGAAGAGCGGCAGGCGTTTTTGAACACTTACTTTATGG
It encodes:
- a CDS encoding tyrosine-type recombinase/integrase → MATIQADRTDGKLRYRVCFQSTDGQRKRLRLDSKTRKRDAEGIARKIEDLLSVKANNGTVPPSVLDWLAGVPLSLRVKLRDANLLPEHVAGAIERMTVAAWFKRYLKERPDIKAGTREQIEISGRNLVAYLGDDKTIDRVTAADAKRWRGWMLTQGNERKKGKCGLAEDTVRRRTGRAKQVFGEAVERGMIVVNPFSKLPSASRVNTTRQRFIDIPTITKVIEEAPSTEWRTIIALARFGGLRIPSELSTLRWDRVSLPQGRITIQAPKTEHHRDGGLRVMPIFPELRPFVEAAWDVATPGAVYVIETAKRRNARNLGTELGRMIERAGVERWPKAFQNLRASRETELLAAGYPAKDVASWLGNSVPVAMKHYAMATAEQFERAMKSGATPIGAVADEATAEGENSGSGVGHTGGAFRGAQGQNPDDNVQPENEKSPQFAGLCGSVSVGDETLSYPART
- a CDS encoding RecQ family ATP-dependent DNA helicase → MSLDALSTLREYFQYDSFRGCQAAVIDRVSSGKHAMVVMPTGGGKSLCFQIPALMTPAVDDVRGVSPDRRAGEGPKPGLTLVLSPLVALMQDQVDALVRRGIDATLINSSLDRDTRIARQAELAAGKYRLLYVTPERFRKPEFTEMLSRREVRLLAVDEAHCVSQWGHDFRPDYSRIADIRASIGNPTTIALTATATAECRQDIYRQLGIDEGDIELFHEGIERPNLSIDIEPVMDEDEKLEQILESVEDPEVWGEQRDRPGGMIVYFSLIKTLMRFSEQMTRRGIDHVTYHGDLSRKARRRMQNEFMSGNVDTVLATPAFGMGIDKEDIRLIVHAETPGSIESYYQEIGRAGRDGKPSRCLWLYDQADLMTQMQFINWANPDANFYDSLMHTLKEHGDRCRAFGMEWINRHLQRVSPHDHRLETAIAMMDRLGVVAGPRPPECFELLAEELPESLRDEERLEEKIRRDQQRLYGMVQLAKTPKEERQAFLNTYFMG